From the Rhodoferax sp. WC2427 genome, one window contains:
- a CDS encoding MOSC domain-containing protein produces MDVTATISRLFVYPVKSCAGVALDHATLTETGLEFDRAWMVVDVHGQFVTQRELPRMALVQPELQTFDMVLRAPGMLDQRVQLDKVEHPVQVTVWKDAVPAFDMGDAVAQWFSDFLGQPLRLVRFHPDHRRLSSTQWTGDDQGLNQFSDGFAVLVTSVASLDGLNQRLAAAGESPVGMERFRPNIVLSGIEAHDEDRLDALLITTAEGEARLRMVKPCPRCPIPNIDPATALSTPTVGDMLQTYRQTAVVGGAVAFGMNAIVLGGVDSALRVGQSACADYKFD; encoded by the coding sequence ATGGACGTGACCGCCACCATCTCCCGCCTGTTCGTCTACCCCGTCAAATCCTGCGCCGGGGTGGCGCTGGACCACGCCACGCTGACCGAGACCGGGCTGGAGTTCGACCGCGCCTGGATGGTGGTGGACGTACACGGCCAGTTCGTCACCCAGCGCGAACTGCCGCGCATGGCCCTCGTCCAGCCCGAGCTGCAAACCTTTGACATGGTTTTAAGGGCCCCAGGCATGCTGGACCAGCGTGTGCAGCTAGACAAAGTAGAGCACCCGGTGCAGGTGACGGTGTGGAAAGACGCCGTGCCCGCCTTCGACATGGGCGACGCGGTGGCGCAGTGGTTCAGCGACTTTCTGGGCCAGCCGCTGCGCCTGGTGCGCTTCCACCCCGACCACCGCCGCCTGTCCAGCACGCAATGGACGGGCGACGACCAGGGCCTGAACCAGTTCTCTGACGGTTTTGCCGTACTAGTGACCAGCGTTGCCTCACTGGACGGCCTGAACCAGCGCCTGGCCGCTGCCGGGGAATCGCCAGTGGGCATGGAGCGCTTTCGCCCCAACATCGTGCTCTCCGGCATCGAAGCCCACGACGAAGACCGCCTGGACGCACTGCTGATCACCACCGCCGAGGGCGAGGCCCGCCTGCGCATGGTCAAACCCTGCCCGCGCTGCCCCATCCCCAACATCGACCCCGCCACCGCCCTCAGCACCCCCACCGTAGGCGACATGCTGCAAACCTACCGCCAAACCGCCGTAGTGGGCGGGGCCGTGGCCTTCGGCATGAACGCCATCGTGCTGGGTGGGGTGGACAGTGCACTGCGCGTGGGCCAAAGCGCTTGCGCGGACTACAAATTTGACTAA
- a CDS encoding FAD-dependent monooxygenase, which produces MAQPFDICIRGAGIVGRTLALLLARDRLRVALVADPAHPHPADDVRAYALNTASITLLESLRCWPDAEHATAVQHMHVWGDKGGEVTFASSEQGAPALAWIVDVPALEARLGEAVRYQPMIEVVDAPVNAALTVVCEGKASATRAELGVEFDSMPYHQQAIATRLQCEKPHDQTARQWFANGEILAFLPLQGASGNSVAVVWSVQEDRAAALQGLSPEDFCKALQEASHGALGSLALDGPRAAWPLHKAQAKRWMGSWIGSKDQRAWVLAGDAAHTVHPLAGQGLNLGLGDAATLAQVLHGRDYWRSVGDARLLRQYERTRKTALLAVGGATDGLQQLFARGDATTQGLRNWGMQGFERSGWVKTWVARQAMGLETLGN; this is translated from the coding sequence ATGGCCCAACCTTTTGACATTTGTATCCGTGGCGCTGGCATTGTCGGCCGCACTTTGGCGTTGTTGCTCGCACGCGACCGGCTGCGCGTGGCGTTGGTGGCCGACCCGGCCCACCCCCACCCTGCCGACGACGTGCGCGCCTACGCACTGAACACGGCGTCAATCACGCTGCTCGAATCCCTGCGCTGCTGGCCCGATGCGGAGCACGCCACGGCAGTGCAGCACATGCACGTCTGGGGCGACAAGGGTGGCGAGGTCACGTTCGCCTCCAGCGAGCAGGGCGCGCCCGCGCTGGCCTGGATCGTGGACGTGCCCGCGCTGGAAGCCCGCCTGGGCGAGGCGGTGCGCTACCAGCCGATGATCGAAGTGGTGGATGCCCCGGTCAACGCGGCACTCACCGTGGTCTGCGAAGGCAAGGCCAGCGCCACCCGGGCCGAGCTGGGCGTGGAATTTGACAGCATGCCCTACCACCAGCAGGCCATCGCCACCCGGCTGCAATGTGAAAAACCGCACGACCAAACCGCCCGGCAGTGGTTTGCCAACGGGGAAATCCTGGCATTTTTGCCCTTGCAGGGCGCGTCAGGGAACTCTGTGGCCGTGGTGTGGTCTGTGCAAGAGGACCGCGCAGCCGCGCTGCAGGGCCTGTCGCCCGAAGATTTTTGCAAGGCTTTGCAAGAGGCCAGCCACGGCGCGCTGGGAAGCCTGGCGCTGGACGGCCCACGGGCGGCCTGGCCGCTGCACAAGGCGCAGGCCAAACGGTGGATGGGGAGCTGGATCGGCAGCAAGGACCAGCGCGCATGGGTGTTGGCAGGTGATGCCGCCCACACCGTGCATCCGCTGGCGGGCCAGGGGCTGAACCTGGGCCTGGGCGATGCGGCCACGCTGGCGCAGGTGCTGCACGGGCGCGACTACTGGCGCAGTGTGGGCGATGCGCGCCTGCTGCGGCAGTACGAGCGGACACGCAAGACGGCGCTGCTGGCGGTGGGCGGGGCGACGGACGGTTTGCAGCAGTTGTTTGCGCGCGGCGACGCGACCACACAAGGGCTGCGCAACTGGGGCATGCAAGGGTTTGAGCGCAGCGGCTGGGTCAAGACCTGGGTCGCGCGGCAGGCCATGGGACTAGAAACTCTTGGAAATTGA
- a CDS encoding DsbC family protein, with product MTFLKIAAATAIAIACLGAQADEAALRKNLAERIPQMPKIEEVNKSAMPGLFELTVSGGDIMYTDAEGNFLIQGNLIDTKARRNLTEERINKLSAVDFDSLPSKDAFTIVRGNGKRKIAVFEDPNCGYCKRFEKDLQKVDNVTISLYLYPILSADSTDKSRNIWCAKDKAKAWQDWMLRSQTPPQAAANCDAPALARNVEFGRKYRITGTPTLLFADGSRIPGAVPVEQVEAQLAKIK from the coding sequence ATGACATTTTTGAAAATAGCAGCTGCCACGGCCATCGCCATCGCTTGCCTGGGCGCGCAGGCCGACGAAGCCGCCCTGCGCAAGAACCTGGCCGAGCGCATTCCGCAGATGCCCAAGATCGAAGAGGTCAACAAGAGCGCCATGCCCGGCCTGTTTGAGCTGACGGTGAGCGGCGGCGACATCATGTACACCGATGCCGAAGGCAACTTTCTGATCCAGGGCAACCTGATCGACACCAAGGCCCGCCGCAACCTGACCGAAGAGCGCATCAACAAGCTCAGCGCGGTGGACTTCGACAGCCTGCCCAGCAAAGACGCGTTCACCATCGTGCGCGGCAACGGCAAGCGCAAGATTGCGGTGTTTGAAGACCCCAACTGCGGCTACTGCAAACGCTTCGAGAAGGATTTGCAAAAGGTGGACAACGTGACCATCTCGCTGTACCTGTACCCCATTCTCAGCGCCGACTCCACCGACAAATCGCGCAACATCTGGTGCGCCAAAGACAAGGCCAAGGCCTGGCAAGACTGGATGCTGCGCAGCCAGACCCCGCCCCAGGCGGCGGCCAACTGCGATGCGCCCGCGCTGGCACGCAACGTCGAGTTCGGCCGCAAATACCGCATCACCGGCACGCCCACGCTGCTGTTTGCCGACGGCTCGCGCATCCCCGGTGCCGTGCCGGTGGAGCAGGTTGAAGCCCAGCTGGCCAAAATCAAATAA
- a CDS encoding DUF3429 domain-containing protein, translating to MKQTMLHDLNVETLVRRLSYFGLVPFVLLAALMWMVSADLHPFVAIALVSYAGAIAAFLGGIHWGIALRPDTLNAPHARWHLVWGVVPSLVAWVAVVMPAYAGLPLLGLLLVACCVVDFKTWPRAGLAAWLPMRLRITIVAVLCCVLGAAGT from the coding sequence ATGAAGCAAACGATGTTGCACGACCTGAATGTCGAAACCCTGGTGCGCCGCCTGTCCTATTTTGGCCTGGTGCCTTTTGTGTTGTTGGCCGCGCTGATGTGGATGGTGTCGGCCGATCTGCATCCCTTCGTCGCCATCGCACTGGTCAGCTACGCGGGGGCCATCGCCGCGTTTCTGGGCGGCATCCACTGGGGCATTGCGCTGCGCCCCGATACGCTGAACGCGCCGCACGCCCGGTGGCACCTCGTCTGGGGCGTGGTGCCTTCGCTGGTGGCCTGGGTGGCGGTGGTAATGCCCGCCTACGCGGGGTTGCCGCTGCTGGGCTTGCTGCTGGTGGCCTGCTGCGTGGTGGACTTCAAGACCTGGCCCCGCGCCGGGCTGGCGGCCTGGCTGCCGATGCGCCTGCGCATCACCATCGTGGCGGTGCTGTGCTGCGTGCTGGGTGCTGCAGGCACCTGA
- a CDS encoding M61 family metallopeptidase, translating into MPNPTEMCPVHYRVEVAHLHAHLFRVTLTVAQPAALQRVSLPVWIPGSYLVREFSKNLQHLQARQGKRTLPLQQLDKNTWEVAAQPGKPLVLVCEVYANDASVRTAWLDATRGFFNGTSLFLRVHGQEHTAHGLELVAAPAIAHWSVATGLTATKVDTAGFGHYQADHYDELVDCPVELGTFWSGAFKACGVPHRFVVAGAPPSFDGARLLADTKAICEAEIRFWHSANGDGKRPGKPPHKNYLFMLNAVDDGYGGLEHGNSTVLVCNRRDLPRLPDAEAKKPDGSTKRSDAPVKRSEGYTTLLGLICHEYFHTWNVKRLRPAEFARYAYDAEQYTPLLWFFEGFTSYYDDLLLRRAGLLDNAHYLKLLNKTINQVQQTPGRFVQSVAQASMDAWVKYYRQDENTPNATVSYYTKGALVALCFDLTLRGQGQTTLDEVMRALWQRCQAGPMREADFAEVLADLAGRSFDAEIQAWVHGTADLPLKDLLAGHGVAVHEDPAQLAQRLGLRVAEAQGVQVKVVLRGGAAEQAGMAAGDEWLGVETAEGGWRMAKLDDLLLYLGTTRQCTALVARDKRLLRLPLTLPTGASTTTWRLSTENARAVTAWLEPGKT; encoded by the coding sequence ATGCCAAACCCCACTGAGATGTGCCCCGTCCATTACCGCGTGGAGGTTGCCCATCTCCACGCCCACCTTTTCCGCGTTACGCTAACCGTCGCCCAGCCCGCCGCCCTGCAGCGGGTATCGCTGCCGGTGTGGATCCCGGGCAGCTACCTGGTGCGCGAATTCTCCAAGAACCTGCAGCACCTGCAGGCCCGCCAGGGCAAGCGCACCCTGCCCTTGCAGCAGCTGGACAAAAACACCTGGGAAGTCGCGGCGCAGCCGGGCAAGCCGCTGGTGCTGGTGTGCGAGGTCTACGCCAATGACGCCTCGGTGCGCACCGCCTGGCTGGACGCCACCCGTGGGTTCTTCAACGGCACCAGCCTGTTTTTGCGGGTGCACGGGCAGGAACATACGGCGCACGGCCTGGAACTGGTGGCCGCCCCGGCCATCGCGCACTGGTCGGTGGCCACCGGCCTGACCGCCACCAAGGTCGACACCGCCGGCTTTGGCCACTACCAGGCCGACCACTATGACGAACTGGTGGACTGCCCGGTGGAGCTGGGCACCTTCTGGAGCGGTGCATTCAAGGCCTGTGGCGTGCCGCACCGCTTTGTGGTGGCGGGCGCACCGCCCTCGTTCGACGGTGCGCGGCTGCTGGCCGACACCAAGGCCATTTGCGAGGCCGAGATCCGCTTCTGGCACAGCGCCAACGGCGACGGCAAGCGCCCCGGCAAGCCACCGCACAAAAACTACCTGTTCATGCTCAACGCCGTGGACGACGGCTACGGCGGGCTGGAACACGGCAACTCCACCGTACTGGTCTGCAACCGCCGCGACCTGCCGCGCCTGCCGGATGCCGAGGCCAAAAAACCCGACGGCAGCACCAAACGCAGCGATGCCCCGGTCAAGCGCAGCGAGGGCTACACCACCCTGCTGGGGCTGATCTGCCACGAATACTTCCACACCTGGAACGTCAAGCGCCTGCGCCCGGCCGAGTTTGCGCGCTACGCCTACGACGCAGAGCAGTACACCCCGCTGCTGTGGTTTTTTGAAGGCTTCACCAGCTACTACGACGACCTGCTGCTGCGCCGCGCCGGGCTGCTGGACAACGCCCACTACCTCAAGCTGCTGAACAAGACCATCAACCAGGTGCAACAAACCCCGGGCCGCTTCGTCCAGTCGGTGGCCCAGGCCAGCATGGACGCGTGGGTCAAGTACTACCGGCAGGACGAAAACACCCCCAACGCCACGGTGAGCTACTACACCAAGGGCGCGCTGGTGGCCCTGTGCTTCGACTTGACCCTGCGCGGCCAGGGCCAGACCACGCTGGACGAGGTCATGCGCGCGCTGTGGCAACGCTGCCAGGCCGGGCCGATGCGCGAGGCCGACTTTGCCGAGGTGCTGGCCGACCTGGCCGGCCGCAGCTTCGACGCCGAAATCCAGGCCTGGGTGCACGGCACCGCCGACTTGCCGCTGAAAGACCTGCTGGCCGGCCACGGCGTGGCGGTGCACGAAGACCCGGCCCAACTGGCCCAACGCCTGGGCCTGCGCGTGGCCGAGGCCCAGGGCGTGCAGGTCAAGGTGGTACTGCGCGGCGGCGCGGCCGAGCAGGCAGGCATGGCGGCGGGCGACGAATGGCTGGGCGTGGAAACCGCCGAGGGCGGCTGGCGCATGGCCAAGCTGGACGATCTGCTGTTGTACCTGGGGACCACCCGCCAATGCACCGCCCTGGTGGCGCGCGACAAACGCCTGCTGCGCCTGCCGCTGACCTTGCCCACCGGGGCCAGCACCACCACCTGGCGGCTGAGCACCGAGAACGCCCGCGCTGTCACCGCCTGGCTGGAGCCCGGCAAAACCTGA
- a CDS encoding enoyl-CoA hydratase: MDYQAITATTEAGKVGIVTLNRPKQLNALNDQLMDELGHALKAFDADPAIGCIIVTGSEKAFAAGADIAAMAAYDFSDTFKTDFVTRNWETLRSVRKPVIAAVAGFALGGGCELAMACDFIIAADNARFGQPEIKLGVIPGAGGTQRLPRAVGKSKAMDMALTGRMVDAVEAERAGLVSRVVPLDQLMTEALGAALVICDYGQLAVMATKESVNRAFESSLSEGMLFERRLFHAMFSTADKREGMDAFLNKRKAVFTHR; this comes from the coding sequence ATGGACTACCAGGCAATCACCGCCACCACCGAGGCTGGCAAGGTCGGCATCGTCACCCTGAACCGCCCCAAGCAGCTCAACGCCCTGAACGACCAGCTGATGGACGAGCTGGGCCACGCGCTCAAGGCCTTTGATGCCGACCCGGCCATTGGCTGCATCATCGTCACCGGCAGCGAAAAAGCCTTTGCGGCGGGCGCGGACATCGCCGCCATGGCGGCCTACGACTTCTCGGACACCTTCAAGACCGACTTCGTTACCCGCAACTGGGAAACCCTGCGCAGCGTGCGCAAGCCGGTGATTGCTGCGGTGGCGGGCTTTGCACTGGGCGGTGGCTGCGAGCTGGCCATGGCCTGCGACTTCATCATCGCCGCCGACAACGCCAGGTTCGGCCAGCCCGAGATCAAGCTGGGCGTGATTCCCGGCGCGGGCGGCACCCAGCGCCTGCCGCGCGCCGTGGGCAAATCCAAAGCCATGGACATGGCCCTGACGGGCCGCATGGTGGATGCCGTTGAAGCCGAGCGTGCAGGCCTGGTGAGCCGCGTGGTGCCGCTGGACCAGCTGATGACCGAGGCACTGGGCGCGGCGCTGGTGATCTGCGACTACGGCCAGCTGGCGGTGATGGCCACCAAGGAATCGGTCAACCGCGCTTTTGAAAGCAGCCTGAGCGAAGGCATGTTGTTCGAGCGCCGCCTGTTCCACGCCATGTTCTCCACCGCCGACAAGCGCGAAGGCATGGACGCGTTCCTGAACAAGCGCAAGGCAGTTTTTACGCACCGCTAA
- a CDS encoding multidrug effflux MFS transporter codes for MKSNFFRTALVLGLLSAIGPFAIDMYLPALPSIGQTLNASMAAVQLSLMVFFVSMGVGQIIYGPVSDMFGRKAPLYFGLLLFAAGSIGCALAPDVHTLVVLRFIQGLGACAGMVIPRAIVRDLHTGHDAARLMSLLMLVFSVSPILAPLAGSFLIEWFGWRSVFWAVTVAAALGLALLATSLPETRPASERVNSSVASALAGYGKLLRDRHYLGLVLIGAFGMASFFAYLANSSFIMIDHYGLTPRQYSITFSVNAAAFIGVSQFTGKLSQRFGLVKVVNIAVTGFAAVMAVLLLVNLGGVDRLDVLIGLLFVGFGFLGLVVPTTAVLALEEHGEIAGTASALMGTIQFVVGALVMAVVGLFVDGSARPMVLGIAGSAIAAFVFARVTLGGTRAVRAA; via the coding sequence ATGAAATCAAACTTCTTCCGCACTGCACTGGTCCTGGGTTTGCTGTCGGCCATTGGCCCGTTTGCCATCGACATGTACCTGCCCGCCCTGCCCTCCATCGGCCAGACCTTGAACGCCTCCATGGCCGCGGTGCAGCTCAGCCTGATGGTGTTTTTTGTTTCCATGGGCGTTGGGCAAATCATCTACGGCCCGGTGTCCGACATGTTTGGCCGCAAGGCGCCGCTGTACTTTGGCCTGCTGCTGTTTGCGGCGGGCAGCATTGGCTGCGCGCTGGCCCCCGACGTGCACACCCTGGTGGTGCTGCGCTTCATCCAAGGCCTGGGAGCCTGCGCGGGCATGGTGATTCCGCGGGCCATCGTGCGCGATCTGCACACCGGCCATGATGCCGCCCGGCTGATGTCGCTGCTGATGCTGGTGTTCAGCGTGTCGCCCATCCTGGCGCCGCTGGCGGGCAGCTTTTTGATCGAGTGGTTTGGCTGGCGCAGCGTGTTCTGGGCCGTCACCGTGGCGGCGGCCCTGGGCCTGGCCCTGCTGGCTACCAGCCTGCCCGAAACCCGCCCCGCGTCCGAGCGGGTCAACAGCAGCGTGGCAAGCGCCCTGGCGGGCTATGGCAAGCTGCTGCGCGACCGGCATTACCTGGGGCTGGTGCTGATCGGGGCCTTCGGCATGGCCAGCTTCTTTGCCTACCTGGCCAATTCGTCCTTCATCATGATCGACCACTACGGGCTCACACCGCGCCAGTACAGCATCACCTTCTCGGTCAACGCCGCCGCCTTCATCGGGGTGTCGCAGTTCACCGGCAAGCTGAGCCAGCGCTTTGGCCTGGTCAAGGTGGTGAACATCGCCGTAACCGGCTTTGCCGCGGTGATGGCGGTGCTGCTGCTGGTGAACCTGGGCGGCGTGGACCGACTGGACGTGCTGATCGGCCTGCTGTTCGTCGGCTTTGGCTTTTTGGGCCTGGTGGTGCCCACCACCGCCGTGCTGGCGCTGGAAGAGCACGGCGAGATTGCCGGCACCGCGTCGGCCCTGATGGGCACCATCCAGTTTGTGGTGGGCGCGCTGGTGATGGCCGTGGTGGGCCTGTTTGTGGACGGCAGCGCCCGGCCCATGGTGCTGGGCATTGCCGGGTCGGCCATCGCGGCGTTTGTGTTTGCGCGCGTCACGCTGGGTGGCACGCGCGCAGTGCGTGCGGCCTGA
- a CDS encoding haloacid dehalogenase-like hydrolase, which produces MASALTPGWSPANRRALQHLLDSLGQHSPGYDPARKPYAVFDWDNTCIMNDTEEALLLYQAENLQFKLTPAEFAEVLRQGVPEGVFHADYTNLDGQPVSMHDLAADIDEAYAWLYAHCDTLGGTQPLAAIRQTAPFQNFRAKFYFLYGALCDSYPMEVGYKWIIYFYKNFTPAEFQALVANCVAHNLAEPLVQAPIHSSAELPGRAGRVAPVHFYGMRVDSDMVALMGALRAHGFDVHVSTASMDDVVRAFASQPDYGYGVPPENVLGLKLDIQDGKYTNVYRADWHFNWGPGKTTGIEKHFIATKGYGPALVCGDSDGDAWMMKDFADTRLGVIINRLHTGQIGANSQQAVATLGQPQARFVLQGRDEHTGRFNGQEATLKYGQAEARLLA; this is translated from the coding sequence ATGGCATCTGCATTGACTCCCGGCTGGTCTCCCGCCAACCGCCGCGCCCTGCAACACCTGCTGGACAGCCTGGGCCAGCACAGCCCCGGCTATGACCCGGCGCGCAAGCCCTACGCGGTGTTCGACTGGGACAACACCTGCATCATGAACGACACCGAAGAAGCCTTGCTGCTGTACCAGGCGGAAAACCTGCAGTTCAAGCTGACCCCGGCCGAGTTTGCCGAGGTGCTGCGCCAGGGCGTGCCCGAAGGCGTGTTCCACGCCGACTACACCAACCTGGACGGCCAGCCGGTGTCCATGCACGACCTGGCGGCCGACATCGACGAAGCCTACGCCTGGCTATACGCCCATTGCGATACCCTGGGCGGCACCCAGCCGCTGGCCGCCATCCGCCAGACCGCGCCCTTCCAAAACTTCCGCGCCAAGTTCTACTTTCTGTACGGTGCGCTGTGCGACAGCTACCCGATGGAAGTGGGCTACAAGTGGATCATCTACTTCTACAAAAACTTCACCCCGGCCGAGTTCCAGGCCCTGGTGGCCAACTGCGTGGCCCACAACCTGGCCGAGCCCCTGGTGCAGGCACCCATCCACAGCAGCGCCGAGCTACCGGGCCGGGCAGGCCGGGTCGCCCCGGTGCACTTCTACGGCATGCGGGTGGACTCCGACATGGTGGCGTTGATGGGGGCTTTGCGCGCCCATGGTTTTGACGTGCATGTATCCACCGCGTCCATGGACGATGTGGTGCGCGCATTTGCCAGCCAGCCCGACTACGGCTACGGCGTGCCGCCCGAGAACGTGCTGGGCCTGAAGCTGGACATCCAGGACGGCAAGTACACCAACGTGTACCGCGCAGACTGGCACTTCAACTGGGGGCCGGGCAAAACCACCGGCATCGAAAAGCATTTCATCGCCACCAAGGGCTACGGCCCGGCGCTGGTGTGTGGTGACAGCGATGGCGACGCGTGGATGATGAAAGACTTTGCCGACACCCGGCTGGGCGTGATCATCAACCGCCTGCACACCGGTCAGATCGGGGCCAACAGCCAGCAGGCGGTGGCCACGCTGGGCCAGCCGCAGGCGCGCTTTGTGCTGCAGGGCCGCGATGAACACACCGGCCGCTTCAACGGCCAGGAGGCGACGCTGAAATACGGCCAGGCCGAGGCGCGGCTACTGGCCTGA
- a CDS encoding ABC transporter ATP-binding protein, with amino-acid sequence MAFLEISHLKKTFGTQTAVHDFTMDIAKGEFITFLGPSGCGKTTILRMLAGFEGPSGGTIRFDGKDVTHTPTSQRNIGMVFQSYALFPNMTVAENIGFGLKVAKMPQEQIQVRVTEMLKLIGLAALGARYPWQLSGGQQQRVALARALAGKPQVLLLDEPLSALDAKIRVSLREEIRAVQRELGITSVFVTHDQEEALSISDRIVVLNEGRVEQIGTPSEVYNFPRTRFVASFVGTLNLLSGVVVDPAAGQISVAGQPLVTANKMPGAVAGQIRALAIRPEAITLEPPVPGRNTLQATVEDVNFLGAVVRIRARTGTFVLSLDVFNDPHRTLPQRGENVTLGFSFDNLLVLEETV; translated from the coding sequence ATGGCTTTCCTCGAAATCTCCCATCTGAAAAAGACCTTTGGCACCCAAACCGCCGTACACGACTTCACCATGGACATCGCCAAAGGCGAGTTCATCACCTTCCTCGGCCCCTCCGGCTGCGGCAAGACCACCATCCTGCGCATGCTGGCCGGGTTTGAAGGCCCCTCGGGCGGCACTATCCGATTCGACGGCAAGGACGTCACCCATACGCCCACCAGCCAGCGCAACATCGGCATGGTGTTCCAGTCGTACGCGCTGTTCCCCAACATGACGGTGGCCGAGAACATCGGCTTTGGCCTCAAGGTCGCCAAGATGCCGCAAGAACAGATCCAGGTCCGCGTGACCGAGATGCTCAAGCTGATCGGCCTGGCGGCGCTGGGTGCACGCTACCCCTGGCAGCTGTCGGGCGGGCAGCAACAGCGGGTAGCGCTGGCGCGTGCGCTGGCGGGCAAGCCGCAGGTGCTGCTGCTGGACGAACCTTTGTCGGCGCTGGACGCCAAGATCCGCGTCTCGCTGCGCGAAGAAATCCGCGCCGTGCAGCGCGAGCTGGGCATCACCTCGGTGTTCGTGACCCACGACCAGGAAGAGGCGCTGTCCATCTCCGACCGCATCGTGGTGCTCAACGAAGGCCGGGTCGAGCAGATCGGCACGCCCAGCGAGGTCTACAACTTCCCGCGCACCCGTTTCGTGGCTTCGTTTGTGGGCACGCTGAACCTGTTGTCGGGGGTGGTGGTGGACCCGGCCGCGGGCCAGATTTCGGTGGCCGGGCAGCCGCTGGTCACCGCCAACAAAATGCCGGGGGCGGTGGCCGGGCAAATCCGGGCGCTGGCCATCCGGCCCGAAGCCATCACCCTGGAGCCACCGGTGCCCGGCCGCAACACCCTGCAAGCCACGGTGGAAGACGTGAATTTCCTGGGGGCGGTGGTGCGCATCCGTGCCCGCACGGGCACCTTTGTGCTGTCGCTCGACGTCTTCAACGACCCGCACCGCACCTTGCCGCAGCGCGGCGAGAACGTGACCCTGGGCTTCTCTTTTGACAACCTGCTGGTACTGGAAGAAACGGTCTGA
- a CDS encoding ABC transporter permease, with protein sequence MSSTSSSPSRLGAWIAIGVGASYFLIPLIATFEFSMRMLRGEYSFEAYRVVFTDPLFQATFGYSIMMAVITIVVGVLLVVPTAYWVQLRLPKLRPLVEFITLLPLVIPAIVIVFGYLRIFGSNSWIPLTGNERATDFLLVCSYVTLSLPYMYRSIDTGLRTIDVRTLTEAAEVLGAGTFTILFKVIFPNLRSAILSGAFLTFAVVIGEFTMASLLSRPAFGPYLQLVGANKAYEPSALAIMAFMITWASMGLIQVFGRNAKNAVKQ encoded by the coding sequence ATGAGCTCAACCTCTTCATCCCCGTCGCGTTTGGGCGCCTGGATCGCCATTGGCGTGGGGGCCAGCTACTTCCTGATTCCGCTCATCGCCACCTTTGAGTTCAGCATGCGCATGCTGCGCGGCGAATACAGCTTCGAGGCCTACCGGGTGGTGTTTACCGACCCGCTGTTCCAGGCCACGTTTGGCTACTCGATCATGATGGCCGTCATCACCATCGTGGTGGGCGTGCTGCTGGTGGTGCCCACGGCGTACTGGGTGCAATTGCGCCTGCCCAAGCTGCGCCCGCTGGTGGAGTTCATCACCTTGCTGCCGCTGGTGATTCCGGCCATCGTCATCGTGTTTGGCTACCTGCGCATCTTTGGCAGCAACTCGTGGATTCCGCTGACCGGCAACGAACGCGCCACCGACTTCCTGCTGGTGTGCAGCTACGTGACCCTGTCGCTGCCCTACATGTACCGCTCCATCGATACCGGCCTGCGCACCATCGACGTGCGCACCCTGACCGAGGCCGCGGAAGTGCTGGGGGCGGGCACCTTCACCATTTTGTTCAAGGTGATCTTTCCCAACCTGCGCTCGGCCATTTTGTCGGGCGCCTTCCTGACCTTTGCGGTGGTGATTGGCGAGTTCACCATGGCCAGCCTGCTCAGCCGACCGGCGTTTGGCCCCTACCTGCAACTGGTGGGTGCCAACAAGGCGTACGAGCCGTCGGCCTTGGCCATCATGGCTTTCATGATCACCTGGGCCTCGATGGGCCTGATCCAGGTCTTTGGCCGCAATGCCAAGAACGCCGTCAAGCAATAA